CTCACCAAAGAATTTACTATAGATATGCATAAGCTCACACTGCCCGACAGAGGCTGCTGCTTGTTTTTCTCGAATAGAAGTTGGCTTTTCTTTTAACTTTAGTTTTTTTACTCCCACTTGAACGGCACCTGATGTAACAAGCACAACTTCTTTTCCTGCATTCATTAAATCAGATAACACACGCGCTAGTTTTTCAATGCGTGCTAAGTTAATATCTCCGTTATCATAGGTCAACGTAGATGTCCCTACTTTGACTACGATACGCTTGCTATTTTGTAACTCTTGACGATGGTTCACTCATTTCATCTCCCTAACTAAAAACACCTAAATGCGTACTAATTTTTTTAAAAATTATAGCAGAGATTATGTGAAAAGTCTTATAGTTTTTCAAAGGGAATTTGAACTTTCTAATTTTTTAAATAATTAAGGGAAAAACTGGTGATAAAAGCGCTTTCTTCTTTTATAATGAAAGTTGTAAGGGGAACACACAATTACATAACGTTGTGTAGTAGTACAAACATCAGACAACTAAGGGATAGGGGGATTTGTAATGAATGCGGTTACGATTGTTATTGGATCTATCTGTATTTTAATGATTGCGTATCGGCTTTATGGAACATTCATGGCTGTTAAGGTCTTGAAACTAAACGATGCGCAAAAAACGCCGGCACATGAGCTTGAAGATGGAAAAGATTACGTGCCAACCAATCGATGGGTAACATTTGGTCATCACTTTGCAGCTATTGCAGCTGCGGGCCCACTTGTTGGACCTATTTTAGCAGCTCAGTTTGGCTATTTGCCCGGACTGCTCTGGCTTTTAATCGGAGCTGTAATCGGAGGAGCCGTTCACGATGCAGTTGTGTTATTTGCATCTATGCGCCAAAAAGGCCAGTCGCTTTCAGAAGTGGCTAAAAAAGAGCTAGGACCCGTCGCTGGTTTTTGTACAGGTTTAGCTATGCTTTTTATCATTACCATTACAATGGCCGGTTTATCTATGGTCGTGTTACACGCCCTTGAGAAAAATCCTTGGGGTACATTCGCTGTTGGAATTACCATTCCGATCGCAATGGGGGTAGGTATTTACCACAAAAAAACAGGTAATTTAAAAGCGGCTTCTACCGTCGGCTTCATTTTAATTTTAATCGCCGTATTTAGCGGTCCTTATATTCAAGGAACAGCTTTAGGAGATTTTTTAACGCTAGATATTAAAACACTTTCAATTATTCTTCCCGTTTATGCATTTTTTGCAGCGGCCTTGCCCGTTTGGCTGCTTTTAGCACCTCGAGATTACTTAAGCAGCTTTATGAAAATTGGTGTCTTTATCGCGCTGATTGTAGGCGTGTTTTTCGTAAATCCAGCAATTCCATTTCCTGCAGTTACTGAATTTATTCACGGAGGCGGCCCTATTTTAGCAGGACCTGTGTGGCCGTTCATTTCCATTACGATCGCCTGCGGTGCTATTTCTGGCTTCCATGCATTTGTTGGTTCAGGAACAACTCCTAAGATGCTCGATCGTTGGAGTGACATTAAAGTTGTAGGCTTCGGCGCGATGTTAGTCGAATGCTTAGTAGGAATTATGGCATTAATTGCCGCAACTGCTTTACATCCTGGAGACTATTTTGCAATCAACTCTACACCTGAAGTGTTCAAAACGCTTGGCATGAACGTAACGGCTCTTCCTCAGCTTAGCCAAGAAATTGGCCTAAACTTAGAAGGCCGCACAGGTGGCGCTGTTACACTGGCTGTAGGAATGACGTATATTTTCACGGAAATTCCTTGGTTCAGCCACCTGTCTTCTTACTTT
The genomic region above belongs to Priestia megaterium and contains:
- the cstA gene encoding carbon starvation protein CstA, whose translation is MNAVTIVIGSICILMIAYRLYGTFMAVKVLKLNDAQKTPAHELEDGKDYVPTNRWVTFGHHFAAIAAAGPLVGPILAAQFGYLPGLLWLLIGAVIGGAVHDAVVLFASMRQKGQSLSEVAKKELGPVAGFCTGLAMLFIITITMAGLSMVVLHALEKNPWGTFAVGITIPIAMGVGIYHKKTGNLKAASTVGFILILIAVFSGPYIQGTALGDFLTLDIKTLSIILPVYAFFAAALPVWLLLAPRDYLSSFMKIGVFIALIVGVFFVNPAIPFPAVTEFIHGGGPILAGPVWPFISITIACGAISGFHAFVGSGTTPKMLDRWSDIKVVGFGAMLVECLVGIMALIAATALHPGDYFAINSTPEVFKTLGMNVTALPQLSQEIGLNLEGRTGGAVTLAVGMTYIFTEIPWFSHLSSYFFQFVIMFEAVFILTAIDAGTRVSRYLIQDFFGEFYKPLKRVDWLPGSIFASALACFMWGYLLFSGDIGSVWALFGVSNQLMASIGLIIGATVILRIADKRSYMLTCLIPLAYLYVTVNYAGYWMVKNVYLNEAAAGYSILNATLSIIMLILGLIIMIAAIQKWTQLWRTPQAELAAKANLSQNI